GTAACAACTCCGATGGTTAAGAGAGCGTGAGAGTTGAAGTGGAATCAAATTGCTAGGCCTGATGTTAATAAAAGGGCGCCAATTGCGCCTGTTAGTGGTCAAGGGCTGGGATCAACTATATGGTAAGGGTGTGCCTGATGGGTCATTAGATATTTTCTTGTAAATAAAGGCTCAGTAGAAGTACGAAAACATAAGCTTGAATCATGGCCACGGCAAACTCTAAAAGGGTTAGTAAAAGCATAATAGCTAATGTAACACCGGCTACAGGAGGTATAATAGAGGAGAGAGCAAATGCTCCAGCGCCTATGAGATATATTAAAAGGTGACCTGCTGTCAGATTAGCAGTTAGTCGTACACCTAACGCTAAAGGTCGAATAAATAGGCTAATTGTTTCAATGATTACAAGAGCGGGGATCAGAGCAACAGGGGTAGCTGGAGGGAGTAGATGTGCTAGAGCATTGGTTGTACTATTGCGTACCCCTGTGATTACTGTGGCCAACCAAATAGGTACAGCTAAACCCAGGTTGTGGGAAAGCTGTGTTGTTGGGGTATAGGTGTAAGGGAGCATACCCAAAAGGTTTAATGTAATTAAGTATAGTATCAAGGAGGTTAAAATTAAGGCCCACTTATGTCCTGGTTGATTAAGGGGTTGAAGAATTTGGTGTGTGAACCGCATAAAAGCAGTTGACTGAATGTTAACCAATCGTGTGTTAAATCATAAAGGTGTGGACGAAGGGAAGAGGGTTCATGGAAGGGTAAAAGCTAATAGAATTAATGGTACACCAAGAAGTATTGGTGATATAAACTGGTCAAAAAGGCTTACTATCATGGTCAGCATCAA
The genomic region above belongs to Nerophis ophidion isolate RoL-2023_Sa unplaced genomic scaffold, RoL_Noph_v1.0 HiC_scaffold_323, whole genome shotgun sequence and contains:
- the LOC133548002 gene encoding LOW QUALITY PROTEIN: ATP synthase subunit a-like (The sequence of the model RefSeq protein was modified relative to this genomic sequence to represent the inferred CDS: substituted 2 bases at 2 genomic stop codons) translates to MLTMIVSLFDQFISPILLGVPLILLAFTLPXTLFPSSTPLXFNTRLVNIQSTAFMRFTHQILQPLNQPGHKWALILTSLILYLITLNLLGMLPYTYTPTTQLSHNLGLAVPIWLATVITGVRNSTTNALAHLLPPATPVALIPALVIIETISLFIRPLALGVRLTANLTAGHLLIYLIGAGAFALSSIIPPVAGVTLAIMLLLTLLEFAVAMIQAYVFVLLLSLYLQENI